One window from the genome of Esox lucius isolate fEsoLuc1 chromosome 23, fEsoLuc1.pri, whole genome shotgun sequence encodes:
- the uhrf1bp1l gene encoding UHRF1-binding protein 1-like isoform X1: protein MAGLIKKQILKHLSRFAKNLSPDKINLSTLKGEGQLTNLELDEEVLQSMLDLPTWLAINKVGCNKAAIRIPWTKLKTHPISLTLDKVVMEMSTCDEPRPPNGPSPIATASGQSEYGFAEKVVEGISLSINSIVVKISAKAFNASFELSQLQVYSVNTSWVLSDLRFTRIHDPHRGEILTFKEISWQMIRIEADAIQSAEHEILSAPIRLITNQSKIRVTLKRRAKDCNVVASKLVLILDDLLWVLTDSQLKAMVQYAKSLSEAMDKSAQQRKSMATEDQDSSVPPTAQQVRAQQASSGSDQSVTMAKLFTAYDVCETSHHLQITHLDLHICDDIHAKDRVNNKRMTGGAMQLSFSLITLDYYPFHRAGDSCLHWMHYSEATKAREVWVKSLLEEFKSNVEMLKTVKRDRQGLVNTHTSPQHGKISTGSTSVLIPPQTPKSQLMSSSFILRVADFSIYQVSTADQRRSSPKAMISCNKKSLYLPPEMPAVHIEFTEYYFPDGKDYPVPCPNLYVQQNALQLVLDPRSLVWCNLFALDLRQSLEQFMELYKLNAEEQKPEEHMDVRVDGLMLKLVVPTDRDPSYPQDLPRSISVQCSEMVATNTRQPSNCTRSHLEALLLSFQEEQFFAASCSSFPRSSASFPLIHPIFQRHAHEQDTVLQDVYKGLVAPSLGVDALKMAAATDLWALHFAQFWVDYEGTRGGKGRPQPFVDAFPLTAWVCQPARHAQHQERLRCGAPGGPLSRSGSVDVAGHLQRKRLLKEYYSTAVSDKDTGATLPPSNGLHEPLSLDNIPASSTPSRKEADMHVLVHVQKHLSAQVSHRQYIFLMRLQRSLKALQHTLQQDLEEMGSKRDKTKVTSEPAPDHQPFTACVGFLLRSAEVALLLKPVPQPEGPGSPLGSELSPSESRANLEAGCDGGEGGNRGTPVEEAGAKGGCMVDQLLCGVIEDGGITQGPAPLVPASASNRTASLDERTGRSSLEEVGEALGEAWTVGEEPAAVVNCKAQTSESSGAEPSIPDPISSKDWNEKNPGARMPQSVSRKGSLSVVSELLSSATTRSTSMCSISNIGRLMKERSQSSFSVSYKNMKKSPSLQSLDNLSIDSYLMEDGDTDTYSLLERDDMSISGFKDAVSELSATGGTAEARAGTVEPDGTGSPDTASATSQSIDEPTKDMVSVLVLKVQCVCGAMEVCGESTAVALEVGRIRPTQLGNVSLRQYLSNHSLGLVPPAQGSQGRGLETSADGTPHNPEVRARLESGPCAAAHSPLAETNGFLQLRVHGYRASFLMSSLRNLAHFLEDDSAPQVLPMEISVRDTHIDLKDDGPRDNLSDPEPSPITLHISNLLIHRTDDGAFSIGVESASEAGPKKEMPLIDSYVSPVSDIVGVVSSIPKATQTPISPSPTPSAPNKEQLLLEENECLKLELSKAKMALAEAQMEKDSLLHRMKSLRVNTS from the exons ATGGCTGGTCTGATCAAGAAACAGATCCTCAAGCACCTCTCCAG GTTTGCTAAGAACCTGTCCCCTGACAAGATCAACCTGAGCACGCTGAAGGGGGAGGGCCAGCTCACCAACCTGGAGCTGGACGAGGAGGTGCTGCAGAGCATGCTGGACCTCCCCACCTGGCTGGCCATCAACAAAGTGGGCTGCAACAAGGCCGCCATCCGG aTCCCATGGACTAAGCTGAAAACCCACCCCATCTCTCTG acTCTGGACAAGGTGGTGATGGAGATGAGTACCTGTGACGAGCCCCGCCCACCCAACGGCCCGTCTCCCATAGCAACGGCCTCCGGGCAAAG TGAATATGGCTTTGCTGAGAAGGTTGTGGAGGgcatctctctgtccatcaaCTCCATCGTTGTGAAGATCAGTGCCAAGGCGTTCAACGCCTCCTTTGAGCTGAGCCAGCTGCAGGTGTACTCCGTCAACACCAGCTGGGTCCTCTCGGACCTCCGCTTCACACGCATCCATGACCCACacagaggagag ATCCTGACATTTAAGGAGATCAGCTGGCAGATGATCCGCATCGAGGCGGACGCCATCCAGAGTGCCGAGCACGAGATACTGAGTGCCCCCATCCGCCTCATCACCAACCAGTCGAAGATCAGAGTCACCCTGAAGAGACGA GCTAAGGACTGTAACGTGGTGGCGTCCAAGCTGGTCCTGATCCTAGACGACCTCCTCTGGGTGCTCACGGACTCCCAGCTCAAAGCCATGGTCCAGTACGCCAAGTCCCTCAGCGAGGCCATGGACAAGTCCGCCCAGCAGAGGAAGAGCATGGCCACTGAGGACcag GATTCCTCGGTGCCGCCCACAGCCCAGCAGGTTCGTGCCCAGCAGGCATCGTCAGGCTCCGACCAGAGTGTCACCATGGCCAAGCTGTTCACCGCCTACGACGTGTGCGAGACCTCGCACCACCTGCAGATCACTCACCTCGACCTGCATATCTGCGACGACATCCACGCCAAGGACAGAG tgaaCAATAAGAGGATGACCGGTGGGGCCATGCAGCTCTCCTTCAGCCTCATCACACTGGACTACTACCCCTTCCACCGCGCAG GTGACAGTTGCCTCCATTGGATGCACTACAGCGAGGCCACAAAGGCCAGAGAGGTCTGGGTCAAGAGTTTACTGGAGGAGTTCAAGTCCAACGTGGAGATGTTGAAGACTGTCAAGAGAGACCGTCAGGGCctggtgaacacacacacctcaccccagcatg GTAAGATCAGTACTGGTTCGACCAGTGTCCTAATTCCTCCCCAGACCCCAAAGAGCCAGCTCATGTCCAGCTCCTTCATTCTCCGGGTGGCCGATTTCAGCATCTACCAG gtgtccACGGCAGACCAGAGGCGCTCCAGTCCTAAGGCCATGATCTCCTGTAATAAGAAGTCTCTGTACCTGCCACCTGAGATGCCTGCCGTCCACATTGAGTTCACTGAGTACTACTTCCCTGACGGAAAGGACTACCCCG TGCCTTGCCCCAACCTGTATGTGCAGCAGAATGCCCTGCAGCTGGTTCTGGATCCCAGGAGCCTGGTGTGGTGCAACCTGTTTGCCCTGGACCTGAGGCAGAGCCTGGAGCAGTTCATGGAGCTCTACAAGCTCAACGCCGAGGAGCAGAAACCCGAGGAGCACATGGATGTCAGGGTGGACGGCCTCATGCTCAAG tTAGTGGTACCCACGGACAGAGACCCCTCCTACCCCCAGGACCTCCCCCGCTCCATCTCTGTCCAGTGCTCCGAGATGGTGGCCACCAATACCCGTCAGCCCTCCAACTGCACGCGCTCCCACCTCGaagccctcctcctctccttccaggAAGAGCAGTTCTTTGCcgcctcctgttcctccttcccTCGCTCCTCCGCCTCCTTTCCGCTGATCCACCCCATTTTCCAGCGCCACGCGCACGAGCAGGACACCGTGCTGCAGGACGTGTATAAAGGGCTGGTGGCTCCCTCGCTGGGAGTTGACGCCCTGAAAATGGCCGCCGCCACCGACCTGTGGGCGCTTCACTTCGCCCAGTTCTGGGTGGACTACGAGGGGACGCGCGGCGGCAAGGGGCGCCCGCAGCCCTTCGTTGACGCGTTCCCGCTCACCGCGTGGGTGTGCCAGCCGGCCCGACATGCCCAGCACCAGGAGAGGCTACGGTGCGGGGCTCCCGGAGGGCCCCTGTCCCGGAGTGGGTCCGTGGATGTGGCAGGACATCTGCAGAGGAAGAGGCTGTTGAAGGAGTACTACAGTACTGCCGTGTCGGACAAGGACACCGGCGCCACTCTGCCGCCGAGCAACGGGCTTCACGAGCCCCTGTCCCTGGACAACATCCCCGCCTCTTCGACCCCTTCCAGGAAGGAGGCGGACATGCACGTTTTAGTGCACGTGCAGAAGCATTTGAGTGCTCAG GTGAGTCACAGACAGTACATCTTCCTCATGCGTCTCCAGCGCAGCCTTAAGGCTTTGCAGCACACCCTGCAGCAGGACCTGGAAGAGATGGGCTCCAAACGGGACAAGACCAAGGTCACCTCAGAACCCGCTCCGGATCACCAGCCGTTCACTGCCTGTGTGGGGTTTCTGCTCAGAAGTGCCGAGGTAGCCCTCCTCTTGAAGCCTGTACCCCAGCCCGAGGGTCCCGGCTCTCCTTTGGGGTCCGAGTTGTCCCCCTCGGAGAGTAGAGCCAACCTGGAGGCTGGTTGcgatggaggggaggggggcaaCAGAGGGACCCCTGTGGAGGAGGCTGGCGCTAAGGGAGGCTGTATGGTGGACCAGCTTCTTTGTGGGGTTATAGAAGATGGCGGAATCACGCAGGGCCCTGCCCCCCTCGTCCCCGCCTCCGCCTCCAACCGAACGGCGTCTCTAGACGAGAGGACTGGGAGATCGAGTTTGGAGGAGGTGGGAGAGGCTTTGGGGGAGGCCTGGACTGTGGGAGAGGAGCCGGCGGCTGTGGTTAACTGCAAAGCCCAGACAAGTGAGAGCTCTGGAGCTGAGCCCAGCATCCCAGACCCCATCTCCAGCAAAGACTGGAACGAGAAGAACCCTGGGGCCAGAATGCCTCAGTCTGTGTCCAG GAAAGGAAGTTTGTCAGTGGTCTCTGAACTCCTCAGTTCCGCCACCACCCGCTCCACCTCCATGTGTTCTATATCCAACAT CGGTCGTCTGATGAAGGAGCGTTCCCAGTCCAGTTTCTCTGTGTCATATAAGAACATGAAGAAAAGCCCGTCTCTGCAGTCCTTGGACAACTTGTCCATAGACAGCTACCTGATGGAGGACGGAGACACAGACACGTACAGCCTACTGGAGAGAG ATGACATGTCGATCTCAGGCTTCAAGGACGCCGTGAGTGAGCTGAGCGCGACAGGGGGCACCGCCGAGGCTAGAGCGGGCACAGTGGAGCCGGACGGCACAGGCTCACCGGACACCGCCAGCGCCACCTCCCAGAGCATAGACGAACCCACCAAAGACATG GTGTCGGTGCTGGTTCTGAAGGTGCAGTGTGTGTGCGGGGCGATGGAGGTGTGCGGGGAGAGCACGGCCGTAGCTCTGGAGGTGGGCCGCATTAGACCCACGCAGCTAGGCAACGTCAGCCTCCGACAGTATCTCAGCAACCACAGCCTGG GTCTAGTGCCCCCTGCCCAGGGCAgccaag GCAGAGGTCTGGAAACCAGTGCCGATGGGACTCCCCATAACCCGGAGGTCCGGGCTCGGCTGGAGAGCGGGCCCTGTGCCGCCGCCCACTCCCCCCTTGCCGAGACCAATGGTTTCCTCCAGCTACGGGTCCACGGCTACCGGGCCAGCTTCCTTATGTCATCGCTTCGGAACCTAGCGCACTTCCTGGAAGATGACTCCGCCCCCCAGGTCCTCCCCATGGAGATCAGTGTGAGGGACACGCACATCGACCTGAAG GATGACGGTCCCCGTGACAACCTATCGGACCCTGAGCCCAGCCCCATCACCCTACACATCTCTAACCTGTTGATCCACAGGACTGACGATGGAGCCTTCTCCATTGGGG TGGAAAGTGCGTCTGAAGCAGGTCCTAAAAAAGAGATGCCATTGATTGACAGCTATGTGTCTCCTGTCTCGGACATTGTGGGTGTGGTCAGCAGCATTCCCAAGGCCACACAGACCCCCATTTCTCCAAGTCCCACCCCATCCGCCCCCAACAAAGAACAG ctgctGCTAGAAGAGAATGAGTGTTTGAAACTGGAGCTCTCCAAAGCAAAGATGGCTCTAGCTGAGGCTCAAATGGAGAAAGACTCCCTGTTGCACCGCATGAAGAGCCTGAGAGTGAACACCAGCTAG
- the uhrf1bp1l gene encoding UHRF1-binding protein 1-like isoform X2 yields the protein MAGLIKKQILKHLSRFAKNLSPDKINLSTLKGEGQLTNLELDEEVLQSMLDLPTWLAINKVGCNKAAIRIPWTKLKTHPISLTLDKVVMEMSTCDEPRPPNGPSPIATASGQSEYGFAEKVVEGISLSINSIVVKISAKAFNASFELSQLQVYSVNTSWVLSDLRFTRIHDPHRGEILTFKEISWQMIRIEADAIQSAEHEILSAPIRLITNQSKIRVTLKRRAKDCNVVASKLVLILDDLLWVLTDSQLKAMVQYAKSLSEAMDKSAQQRKSMATEDQDSSVPPTAQQVRAQQASSGSDQSVTMAKLFTAYDVCETSHHLQITHLDLHICDDIHAKDRVNNKRMTGGAMQLSFSLITLDYYPFHRAGDSCLHWMHYSEATKAREVWVKSLLEEFKSNVEMLKTVKRDRQGLVNTHTSPQHGKISTGSTSVLIPPQTPKSQLMSSSFILRVADFSIYQVSTADQRRSSPKAMISCNKKSLYLPPEMPAVHIEFTEYYFPDGKDYPVPCPNLYVQQNALQLVLDPRSLVWCNLFALDLRQSLEQFMELYKLNAEEQKPEEHMDVRVDGLMLKLVVPTDRDPSYPQDLPRSISVQCSEMVATNTRQPSNCTRSHLEALLLSFQEEQFFAASCSSFPRSSASFPLIHPIFQRHAHEQDTVLQDVYKGLVAPSLGVDALKMAAATDLWALHFAQFWVDYEGTRGGKGRPQPFVDAFPLTAWVCQPARHAQHQERLRCGAPGGPLSRSGSVDVAGHLQRKRLLKEYYSTAVSDKDTGATLPPSNGLHEPLSLDNIPASSTPSRKEADMHVLVHVQKHLSAQVSHRQYIFLMRLQRSLKALQHTLQQDLEEMGSKRDKTKVTSEPAPDHQPFTACVGFLLRSAEVALLLKPVPQPEGPGSPLGSELSPSESRANLEAGCDGGEGGNRGTPVEEAGAKGGCMVDQLLCGVIEDGGITQGPAPLVPASASNRTASLDERTGRSSLEEVGEALGEAWTVGEEPAAVVNCKAQTSESSGAEPSIPDPISSKDWNEKNPGARMPQSVSRKGSLSVVSELLSSATTRSTSMCSISNIGRLMKERSQSSFSVSYKNMKKSPSLQSLDNLSIDSYLMEDGDTDTYSLLERDDMSISGFKDAVSELSATGGTAEARAGTVEPDGTGSPDTASATSQSIDEPTKDMVSVLVLKVQCVCGAMEVCGESTAVALEVGRIRPTQLGNVSLRQYLSNHSLGRGLETSADGTPHNPEVRARLESGPCAAAHSPLAETNGFLQLRVHGYRASFLMSSLRNLAHFLEDDSAPQVLPMEISVRDTHIDLKDDGPRDNLSDPEPSPITLHISNLLIHRTDDGAFSIGVESASEAGPKKEMPLIDSYVSPVSDIVGVVSSIPKATQTPISPSPTPSAPNKEQLLLEENECLKLELSKAKMALAEAQMEKDSLLHRMKSLRVNTS from the exons ATGGCTGGTCTGATCAAGAAACAGATCCTCAAGCACCTCTCCAG GTTTGCTAAGAACCTGTCCCCTGACAAGATCAACCTGAGCACGCTGAAGGGGGAGGGCCAGCTCACCAACCTGGAGCTGGACGAGGAGGTGCTGCAGAGCATGCTGGACCTCCCCACCTGGCTGGCCATCAACAAAGTGGGCTGCAACAAGGCCGCCATCCGG aTCCCATGGACTAAGCTGAAAACCCACCCCATCTCTCTG acTCTGGACAAGGTGGTGATGGAGATGAGTACCTGTGACGAGCCCCGCCCACCCAACGGCCCGTCTCCCATAGCAACGGCCTCCGGGCAAAG TGAATATGGCTTTGCTGAGAAGGTTGTGGAGGgcatctctctgtccatcaaCTCCATCGTTGTGAAGATCAGTGCCAAGGCGTTCAACGCCTCCTTTGAGCTGAGCCAGCTGCAGGTGTACTCCGTCAACACCAGCTGGGTCCTCTCGGACCTCCGCTTCACACGCATCCATGACCCACacagaggagag ATCCTGACATTTAAGGAGATCAGCTGGCAGATGATCCGCATCGAGGCGGACGCCATCCAGAGTGCCGAGCACGAGATACTGAGTGCCCCCATCCGCCTCATCACCAACCAGTCGAAGATCAGAGTCACCCTGAAGAGACGA GCTAAGGACTGTAACGTGGTGGCGTCCAAGCTGGTCCTGATCCTAGACGACCTCCTCTGGGTGCTCACGGACTCCCAGCTCAAAGCCATGGTCCAGTACGCCAAGTCCCTCAGCGAGGCCATGGACAAGTCCGCCCAGCAGAGGAAGAGCATGGCCACTGAGGACcag GATTCCTCGGTGCCGCCCACAGCCCAGCAGGTTCGTGCCCAGCAGGCATCGTCAGGCTCCGACCAGAGTGTCACCATGGCCAAGCTGTTCACCGCCTACGACGTGTGCGAGACCTCGCACCACCTGCAGATCACTCACCTCGACCTGCATATCTGCGACGACATCCACGCCAAGGACAGAG tgaaCAATAAGAGGATGACCGGTGGGGCCATGCAGCTCTCCTTCAGCCTCATCACACTGGACTACTACCCCTTCCACCGCGCAG GTGACAGTTGCCTCCATTGGATGCACTACAGCGAGGCCACAAAGGCCAGAGAGGTCTGGGTCAAGAGTTTACTGGAGGAGTTCAAGTCCAACGTGGAGATGTTGAAGACTGTCAAGAGAGACCGTCAGGGCctggtgaacacacacacctcaccccagcatg GTAAGATCAGTACTGGTTCGACCAGTGTCCTAATTCCTCCCCAGACCCCAAAGAGCCAGCTCATGTCCAGCTCCTTCATTCTCCGGGTGGCCGATTTCAGCATCTACCAG gtgtccACGGCAGACCAGAGGCGCTCCAGTCCTAAGGCCATGATCTCCTGTAATAAGAAGTCTCTGTACCTGCCACCTGAGATGCCTGCCGTCCACATTGAGTTCACTGAGTACTACTTCCCTGACGGAAAGGACTACCCCG TGCCTTGCCCCAACCTGTATGTGCAGCAGAATGCCCTGCAGCTGGTTCTGGATCCCAGGAGCCTGGTGTGGTGCAACCTGTTTGCCCTGGACCTGAGGCAGAGCCTGGAGCAGTTCATGGAGCTCTACAAGCTCAACGCCGAGGAGCAGAAACCCGAGGAGCACATGGATGTCAGGGTGGACGGCCTCATGCTCAAG tTAGTGGTACCCACGGACAGAGACCCCTCCTACCCCCAGGACCTCCCCCGCTCCATCTCTGTCCAGTGCTCCGAGATGGTGGCCACCAATACCCGTCAGCCCTCCAACTGCACGCGCTCCCACCTCGaagccctcctcctctccttccaggAAGAGCAGTTCTTTGCcgcctcctgttcctccttcccTCGCTCCTCCGCCTCCTTTCCGCTGATCCACCCCATTTTCCAGCGCCACGCGCACGAGCAGGACACCGTGCTGCAGGACGTGTATAAAGGGCTGGTGGCTCCCTCGCTGGGAGTTGACGCCCTGAAAATGGCCGCCGCCACCGACCTGTGGGCGCTTCACTTCGCCCAGTTCTGGGTGGACTACGAGGGGACGCGCGGCGGCAAGGGGCGCCCGCAGCCCTTCGTTGACGCGTTCCCGCTCACCGCGTGGGTGTGCCAGCCGGCCCGACATGCCCAGCACCAGGAGAGGCTACGGTGCGGGGCTCCCGGAGGGCCCCTGTCCCGGAGTGGGTCCGTGGATGTGGCAGGACATCTGCAGAGGAAGAGGCTGTTGAAGGAGTACTACAGTACTGCCGTGTCGGACAAGGACACCGGCGCCACTCTGCCGCCGAGCAACGGGCTTCACGAGCCCCTGTCCCTGGACAACATCCCCGCCTCTTCGACCCCTTCCAGGAAGGAGGCGGACATGCACGTTTTAGTGCACGTGCAGAAGCATTTGAGTGCTCAG GTGAGTCACAGACAGTACATCTTCCTCATGCGTCTCCAGCGCAGCCTTAAGGCTTTGCAGCACACCCTGCAGCAGGACCTGGAAGAGATGGGCTCCAAACGGGACAAGACCAAGGTCACCTCAGAACCCGCTCCGGATCACCAGCCGTTCACTGCCTGTGTGGGGTTTCTGCTCAGAAGTGCCGAGGTAGCCCTCCTCTTGAAGCCTGTACCCCAGCCCGAGGGTCCCGGCTCTCCTTTGGGGTCCGAGTTGTCCCCCTCGGAGAGTAGAGCCAACCTGGAGGCTGGTTGcgatggaggggaggggggcaaCAGAGGGACCCCTGTGGAGGAGGCTGGCGCTAAGGGAGGCTGTATGGTGGACCAGCTTCTTTGTGGGGTTATAGAAGATGGCGGAATCACGCAGGGCCCTGCCCCCCTCGTCCCCGCCTCCGCCTCCAACCGAACGGCGTCTCTAGACGAGAGGACTGGGAGATCGAGTTTGGAGGAGGTGGGAGAGGCTTTGGGGGAGGCCTGGACTGTGGGAGAGGAGCCGGCGGCTGTGGTTAACTGCAAAGCCCAGACAAGTGAGAGCTCTGGAGCTGAGCCCAGCATCCCAGACCCCATCTCCAGCAAAGACTGGAACGAGAAGAACCCTGGGGCCAGAATGCCTCAGTCTGTGTCCAG GAAAGGAAGTTTGTCAGTGGTCTCTGAACTCCTCAGTTCCGCCACCACCCGCTCCACCTCCATGTGTTCTATATCCAACAT CGGTCGTCTGATGAAGGAGCGTTCCCAGTCCAGTTTCTCTGTGTCATATAAGAACATGAAGAAAAGCCCGTCTCTGCAGTCCTTGGACAACTTGTCCATAGACAGCTACCTGATGGAGGACGGAGACACAGACACGTACAGCCTACTGGAGAGAG ATGACATGTCGATCTCAGGCTTCAAGGACGCCGTGAGTGAGCTGAGCGCGACAGGGGGCACCGCCGAGGCTAGAGCGGGCACAGTGGAGCCGGACGGCACAGGCTCACCGGACACCGCCAGCGCCACCTCCCAGAGCATAGACGAACCCACCAAAGACATG GTGTCGGTGCTGGTTCTGAAGGTGCAGTGTGTGTGCGGGGCGATGGAGGTGTGCGGGGAGAGCACGGCCGTAGCTCTGGAGGTGGGCCGCATTAGACCCACGCAGCTAGGCAACGTCAGCCTCCGACAGTATCTCAGCAACCACAGCCTGG GCAGAGGTCTGGAAACCAGTGCCGATGGGACTCCCCATAACCCGGAGGTCCGGGCTCGGCTGGAGAGCGGGCCCTGTGCCGCCGCCCACTCCCCCCTTGCCGAGACCAATGGTTTCCTCCAGCTACGGGTCCACGGCTACCGGGCCAGCTTCCTTATGTCATCGCTTCGGAACCTAGCGCACTTCCTGGAAGATGACTCCGCCCCCCAGGTCCTCCCCATGGAGATCAGTGTGAGGGACACGCACATCGACCTGAAG GATGACGGTCCCCGTGACAACCTATCGGACCCTGAGCCCAGCCCCATCACCCTACACATCTCTAACCTGTTGATCCACAGGACTGACGATGGAGCCTTCTCCATTGGGG TGGAAAGTGCGTCTGAAGCAGGTCCTAAAAAAGAGATGCCATTGATTGACAGCTATGTGTCTCCTGTCTCGGACATTGTGGGTGTGGTCAGCAGCATTCCCAAGGCCACACAGACCCCCATTTCTCCAAGTCCCACCCCATCCGCCCCCAACAAAGAACAG ctgctGCTAGAAGAGAATGAGTGTTTGAAACTGGAGCTCTCCAAAGCAAAGATGGCTCTAGCTGAGGCTCAAATGGAGAAAGACTCCCTGTTGCACCGCATGAAGAGCCTGAGAGTGAACACCAGCTAG